Proteins encoded within one genomic window of Ctenopharyngodon idella isolate HZGC_01 chromosome 6, HZGC01, whole genome shotgun sequence:
- the ip6k2a gene encoding inositol hexakisphosphate kinase 2a, protein MSPAIEGMQTEPQGYLGKGVLLEPFVHQVGGHSCVLRFGEQTICKPLIPREHQFYKSLPAAMRKFTPQYRGVVSVSFEEDEEGNLCLIAYPLHSELGDLENVVPSADLDPNNKIKWVSKMLLDNEGYSKDRSRHTRKDKEKSVKREEEWIKQAEVFYYSLEGSNAAGPQLKHNPWSLKCHQQHLQRMKENAKHRNQYKFILLENLTWRYTVPCVLDLKMGTRQHGDDASEEKKAVQIRKCQQSTSASIGVRLCGMQVYHSDTGQLMFMNKYHGRKLTLSGFKEAIFQFFHDGRRLRRELLSPVLRRLRDMQAALEACESYRFYSSSLLIIYDGDPPRSRHSPEDGLSEEEEEDDDDDEEEEEEEEEEEEEEEGGAFGFPHGAGAASSSSNSGACGGGSGTSSSAVVRRMARSDGGPAVDVRMIDFAHTTCRHYGEDSVVHEGQDSGYIFGLENLITIISQLDDHSTD, encoded by the exons ATGAGCCCAGCCATCGAGGGAATGCAGACAGAGCCGCAGGGGTATTTGGGGAAAGGGGTACTCCTTGAGCCCTTTGTGCACCAGGTGGGGGGACACTCGTGTGTGCTTCGCTTCGGGGAGCAGACGATATGCAAGCCCCTCATCCCCCGGGAGCACCAGTTTTACAAGAGCCTCCCTGCGGCTATGCGGAAGTTTACACCGCAATATAGAG GTGTGGTGTCGGTGAGTTTCGAAGAAGATGAGGAAGGGAATTTGTGTCTTATTGCGTACCCTTTGCACAGTGAGCTTGGGGACCTGGAGAATGTGGTCCCCTCGGCCGACCTGGATcccaataacaaaataaaatgggtCAGTAAGATGCTGCTGGACAATGAGGGCTACAGCAAGGACCGGTCCAGACACACTCGGAAGGATAAGGAAAAGAG TGTGAAACGCGAGGAGGAGTGGATTAAGCAGGCTGAGGTGTTCTACTACAGTCTGGAGGGGAGCAATGCTGCTGGCCCTCAGCTCAAGCACAACCCCTGGAGCCTCAAGTGCCACCAACAACACCTGCAGAGGATGAAGGAGAACGCAAAACACCGCAACCAATATA AATTCATCCTGTTGGAGAACCTGACGTGGCGCTACACGGTTCCATGTGTGCTTGATCTGAAGATGGGCACGAGGCAGCATGGGGACGACGCCTCTGAGGAGAAGAAGGCTGTGCAGATCCGCAAATGTCAGCAGAGTACATCCGCCAGCATCGGAGTACGCCTCTGTGGCATGCAG GTCTACCATTCAGACACAGGGCAGCTCATGTTCATGAACAAGTACCACGGCCGTAAGCTGACCCTGTCTGGCTTCAAAGAGGCCATCTTTCAGTTCTTCCACGACGGGAGACGCCTAAGGCGTGAGCTCCTGTCGCCGGTGCTGCGGAGGCTGCGAGACATGCAGGCGGCCCTGGAGGCCTGCGAAAGCTATCGCTTTTACTCCAGCTCACTCTTGATAATCTACGATGGAGACCCTCCGCGATCCCGCCATTCCCCAGAGGATGGGCTTtcggaagaggaggaggaagatgacgatgatgatgaggaagaagaagaggaggaggaagaagaagaagaagaagaggagggaGGTGCTTTTGGATTCCCTCACGGCGCAGGTGCTGCCAGCAGCAGTAGCAACAGCGGTGCTTGCGGTGGCGGAAGCGGCACCAGCAGCTCTGCAGTGGTGCGACGCATGGCCAGGTCAGATGGCGGCCCGGCCGTAGACGTACGCATGATTGACTTTGCCCACACCACTTGTAGGCACTACGGGGAGGATAGTGTTGTCCATGAGGGGCAGGATAGCGGTTACATCTTCGGATTGGAGAACCTCATCACCATCATTTCCCAACTAGACGATCATAGCACAGATTAA